A genomic segment from Chitinophaga flava encodes:
- the mraY gene encoding phospho-N-acetylmuramoyl-pentapeptide-transferase yields MLYYFLNYLKTEFKISVIGGGMFQFITFRVTMALLLSLAISLLLGKRIIRLLQRKQIGETIRELGLQGETSKKGTPTMGGLIILAAIIIPTLLFAQVANVYIWLVLLCTIWLGLIGFLDDYIKVFKKNKEGLAGRFKILGQVGLGLIVGTTLYFNNDVVVSRELMGTQKLAAYERRPTNHPERVTREGQRFVDVKTPITTIPFVKNHEFNYAKLISWIPGAEKYTFVIYILIVIFIITAVSNGANITDGLDGLATGVSGIIGVCLGIFAYVSGNIQFAEYLNIMYIPNLGELSIFIAAFVGACVGFLWYNAYPAQVFMGDTGSLALGGIIAALAFIVRKELLIPIFCGVFLVELLSVMLQVSYFKYTKKKYGEGRRLLKMSPLHHHYQKLGYHESKISVRFWIVTIMCVVFTIATLKMR; encoded by the coding sequence ATGTTATATTATTTTTTAAATTACCTGAAAACAGAATTTAAGATCAGCGTCATCGGCGGTGGTATGTTCCAGTTTATTACCTTCCGTGTAACGATGGCCCTCCTGTTGTCGCTGGCTATTTCTCTGTTGCTGGGTAAACGTATTATCAGACTCCTGCAACGTAAACAGATCGGTGAAACAATCCGTGAGCTGGGCCTTCAGGGTGAAACCTCCAAAAAAGGGACCCCTACCATGGGTGGTCTGATCATACTCGCTGCCATCATCATCCCCACCCTCCTGTTTGCACAGGTAGCCAATGTCTACATCTGGCTGGTACTGCTCTGTACCATCTGGTTAGGCCTCATCGGCTTCCTCGATGACTACATCAAAGTATTCAAAAAGAACAAGGAAGGACTGGCCGGCAGATTTAAAATACTCGGACAGGTAGGACTCGGCCTTATCGTAGGCACTACCCTGTATTTCAACAACGATGTGGTAGTATCCCGTGAACTGATGGGCACCCAGAAACTGGCTGCCTACGAAAGACGCCCCACCAACCACCCCGAAAGGGTAACCCGCGAAGGGCAAAGGTTTGTGGATGTAAAAACACCAATTACCACTATCCCGTTCGTGAAAAACCATGAATTCAACTACGCTAAACTGATTTCATGGATACCAGGCGCAGAAAAATACACCTTCGTTATCTATATCCTGATCGTCATCTTTATCATTACTGCCGTATCCAACGGCGCTAATATAACGGACGGACTGGATGGACTAGCCACAGGGGTGTCGGGCATTATCGGAGTATGTCTCGGCATTTTTGCTTATGTATCGGGTAACATTCAGTTTGCGGAGTACCTGAACATTATGTACATCCCCAACCTCGGCGAGCTGTCTATTTTTATCGCAGCCTTCGTGGGTGCCTGCGTAGGCTTCCTCTGGTACAATGCCTATCCTGCACAGGTGTTTATGGGCGATACCGGTAGTCTGGCACTGGGTGGCATCATCGCTGCACTGGCATTCATCGTGCGTAAAGAGCTGCTGATACCCATCTTCTGCGGCGTATTCCTGGTAGAACTGTTGTCAGTGATGCTGCAGGTGTCTTATTTCAAATACACCAAGAAAAAATATGGTGAAGGCAGACGCCTCCTGAAAATGTCGCCGCTGCATCACCACTATCAGAAATTAGGGTATCACGAAAGTAAAATATCCGTACGCTTCTGGATCGTAACGATCATGTGTGTGGTATTTACCATCGCTACCCTCAAAATGAGATAA
- the murD gene encoding UDP-N-acetylmuramoyl-L-alanine--D-glutamate ligase, whose translation MAHKLIILGAGESGIGAALLGKQQGYDVFVSEGGIIKDNYKQELAVNHITFEEGHHSWDIILNADEIVKSPGIPEKTELMKKVREKGIPVISEIELAYRFSKGKKIIAITGSNGKSTTTALTYHIFKTAGLDVAMVGNIGVSYARQVATAPAEYYVIEISSFQLDDIVEFKPNVAILLNITPDHLDRYDYKMENYVASKFRIAMNQTKEDYFIYCMDDPEIMQHLAQQPIYSTSIPFTIMKPLKEGGFIANEQLQILVDGEPVIMSMYDLALKGKHNLYNSMAAAIAGRTMDIRKEKIRESLASFKSLEHRMEYVATVKGVDFINDSKATNVNSVWFALESIEKPIVLIMGGVDKGNDYSAIRDLVKEKVKAIICMGIDNTPIIEALSKDTPVMINTSSMMEAVQAAFQQATKGDVVMLSPACASFDLFKNYEDRGRKFKEAVKAL comes from the coding sequence ATGGCGCACAAACTCATCATATTAGGAGCAGGAGAAAGTGGAATAGGGGCAGCTTTGCTGGGAAAACAGCAAGGGTATGATGTTTTTGTATCAGAAGGCGGCATCATCAAAGACAACTATAAACAGGAACTGGCGGTAAACCACATCACATTCGAAGAAGGACATCACTCCTGGGATATCATCCTGAACGCTGACGAAATCGTCAAAAGTCCGGGTATCCCTGAAAAAACAGAGCTGATGAAAAAGGTACGCGAAAAAGGCATACCGGTTATTTCTGAGATAGAGCTGGCCTACCGTTTTTCAAAAGGTAAAAAGATCATTGCCATCACCGGCAGCAACGGCAAAAGCACCACCACCGCCCTCACCTACCACATCTTCAAAACGGCAGGACTGGACGTGGCCATGGTAGGCAATATTGGCGTTAGTTATGCCCGACAGGTGGCAACCGCACCAGCGGAGTATTATGTGATTGAAATCAGCAGCTTTCAGCTGGATGACATCGTGGAATTCAAACCCAACGTAGCCATCCTGCTCAACATTACGCCTGATCACCTGGACCGGTACGACTACAAAATGGAAAATTATGTGGCTTCCAAGTTCAGGATCGCGATGAACCAGACAAAAGAAGATTATTTCATCTATTGTATGGACGATCCCGAGATCATGCAGCATTTGGCGCAGCAACCCATTTATTCAACATCAATACCTTTTACCATCATGAAACCACTGAAAGAAGGCGGCTTTATCGCCAACGAGCAGTTGCAAATACTGGTTGACGGAGAACCGGTCATCATGTCGATGTATGATCTGGCACTAAAAGGGAAACACAATCTGTATAACTCGATGGCAGCAGCAATTGCAGGCAGGACCATGGACATCAGAAAAGAAAAAATCCGCGAAAGCCTGGCTTCCTTCAAAAGCCTCGAACACCGGATGGAATATGTGGCAACCGTAAAAGGAGTGGATTTTATCAATGATAGTAAGGCTACCAACGTTAACTCCGTATGGTTTGCCCTCGAAAGCATTGAAAAACCCATCGTACTGATCATGGGTGGTGTAGACAAAGGCAACGACTACTCCGCTATCCGTGATCTGGTGAAGGAAAAAGTAAAGGCCATCATCTGCATGGGTATTGATAACACCCCGATCATCGAAGCGTTGTCAAAAGATACGCCGGTGATGATCAACACCTCCAGCATGATGGAAGCTGTTCAGGCAGCCTTCCAGCAGGCCACCAAAGGAGATGTGGTAATGCTATCCCCCGCCTGCGCCAGCTTCGACCTATTTAAAAACTATGAAGACAGAGGCCGGAAATTCAAAGAAGCTGTAAAGGCTTTATAG
- a CDS encoding FtsW/RodA/SpoVE family cell cycle protein: MNGLLYRTKGDKVIWTIVIFLSLVSLLAVYSATGSLAYRERGGHTEYYLLKQLIVLGMGLVIIYFAHRVNYTIYSRVAQVGFLISIPLLIYTLAFGSHINDASRWIRLPIINLTFQTSDVAKLAIFMYVSRQLSRRQDVINDFKKGFLPIITPVAVICILIMPANMSTALLLMASCMLLCFIGRVPVKFLAGMVAAGALAVALMFAIAKLSGNDMRTKTWEKRLDSFLNDDHTEVPYQVQQANIAIAGGGLLGKGPGNSTQRNFLPHAYSDYIYATIIEEYGLFGAFLILAAYMVLLLRCIRIYKRCPYAFGAFLAVGLSVTLVIQALTNMAVNVQLFPVTGLPLPLVSMGGSSVLFTSMAIGIILSVSRNVEEMEGKQAEKERLERVMAAQAENAAVA; the protein is encoded by the coding sequence ATGAACGGTTTGCTCTATAGAACAAAAGGCGATAAGGTCATCTGGACGATAGTAATTTTTCTATCGTTGGTGAGCCTGCTGGCCGTATATAGCGCAACCGGATCACTGGCTTATCGCGAACGGGGCGGCCATACGGAGTATTATCTCCTGAAGCAGCTTATCGTACTGGGCATGGGCCTCGTGATCATCTATTTTGCACACCGGGTAAACTATACTATTTACTCCAGGGTGGCGCAGGTAGGTTTCCTGATATCGATACCACTACTGATATACACACTGGCATTCGGATCACATATTAACGATGCCAGCCGGTGGATCAGACTACCGATCATCAATCTGACCTTCCAGACATCGGATGTGGCCAAACTTGCCATCTTCATGTATGTCAGCCGGCAGTTGTCGAGGCGGCAGGATGTGATCAACGATTTCAAAAAAGGATTTCTGCCCATCATCACTCCTGTAGCGGTTATCTGTATACTCATCATGCCGGCCAATATGAGCACGGCTTTGCTGTTAATGGCCAGTTGTATGCTGCTCTGCTTCATCGGCAGGGTACCGGTAAAATTCCTTGCCGGCATGGTAGCTGCCGGTGCATTGGCAGTAGCGCTGATGTTTGCCATCGCGAAACTGTCCGGTAACGACATGCGTACCAAAACCTGGGAAAAAAGGCTGGACAGCTTCCTGAATGACGACCATACAGAAGTACCCTATCAGGTACAACAGGCCAATATAGCCATCGCCGGTGGCGGACTGCTGGGGAAAGGCCCGGGCAATAGTACACAACGTAACTTTCTGCCCCACGCCTACTCCGACTATATCTATGCCACCATCATAGAAGAATACGGACTGTTTGGTGCATTCCTGATACTGGCGGCTTATATGGTATTATTACTACGCTGTATCCGGATATATAAAAGATGCCCTTATGCCTTCGGCGCATTCCTGGCAGTAGGCCTGAGTGTAACACTGGTCATACAGGCACTGACCAATATGGCGGTAAACGTACAACTGTTTCCGGTAACAGGGCTGCCACTGCCACTGGTCAGCATGGGTGGATCTTCTGTACTCTTCACCAGCATGGCCATCGGAATTATCCTCAGTGTGTCGCGTAATGTAGAAGAAATGGAGGGTAAACAGGCAGAAAAAGAACGACTCGAACGTGTAATGGCGGCGCAAGCGGAAAACGCAGCAGTAGCCTGA
- the murG gene encoding undecaprenyldiphospho-muramoylpentapeptide beta-N-acetylglucosaminyltransferase, translating to MQRKVIIAGGGTGGHIFPAIAIANALKKIQPDIDILFVGAAGKMEMEKVPQAGYPIKGLEIAGFNRSNIFKNILLPFKIWKSLRQAKNILDTFQPDAVVGVGGYASFPMLRRAQKNGIPTLIQEQNSFAGKTNKILGKKAAKICVAYDGMDKFFPADKIVFTGNPVRNNITQSAVSREDALQHFGLSNHKQTIFAVGGSLGAKSINEALQPLLQTIVQKDLQLIWQTGKPYYETAKAAAAPYASHIKVHEFINVMDMAYKAADVVLSRAGALAIAELCVVKKPVIFVPYPFAAEDHQTSNAMNLVNKKAGLIIKNDEVGAQLSDVLFSLLQNRALMEQLEKNIGELGNPNADMIIAKEVINIFR from the coding sequence ATGCAACGCAAAGTGATTATAGCAGGTGGAGGCACGGGAGGACATATCTTCCCGGCGATAGCGATTGCCAATGCGTTGAAGAAAATTCAACCGGATATCGACATCCTTTTTGTTGGCGCCGCCGGCAAAATGGAAATGGAGAAAGTACCACAGGCTGGTTATCCAATCAAAGGACTGGAAATTGCCGGTTTCAATCGCAGCAATATTTTCAAAAATATCCTGCTGCCATTCAAAATCTGGAAAAGCCTGCGTCAGGCCAAAAATATACTGGATACTTTCCAACCCGATGCAGTAGTGGGTGTAGGTGGTTATGCCAGCTTCCCGATGCTGAGAAGGGCACAGAAAAATGGTATTCCAACGCTGATTCAGGAACAGAATTCCTTCGCAGGAAAAACAAACAAAATCCTGGGAAAAAAAGCAGCAAAGATCTGTGTGGCTTATGATGGCATGGATAAATTTTTTCCGGCAGACAAAATCGTCTTCACCGGCAATCCTGTCAGAAACAATATCACCCAGTCGGCTGTATCCAGAGAAGATGCACTGCAACACTTTGGACTGAGCAATCATAAACAGACCATCTTCGCCGTAGGCGGTAGTCTGGGTGCCAAATCCATCAACGAGGCTTTGCAGCCCCTGCTCCAAACCATCGTGCAGAAAGACCTGCAGCTGATCTGGCAAACAGGAAAGCCGTATTACGAAACAGCGAAAGCTGCTGCAGCCCCTTATGCATCCCATATTAAGGTGCATGAGTTCATCAACGTGATGGACATGGCTTACAAAGCTGCAGATGTAGTACTATCACGCGCCGGAGCCCTGGCCATCGCCGAGCTCTGTGTAGTGAAAAAGCCGGTGATATTCGTGCCTTATCCATTCGCTGCGGAAGACCATCAGACTTCCAATGCTATGAACCTGGTGAACAAAAAAGCCGGGTTGATCATTAAGAATGATGAGGTAGGCGCACAACTTTCCGATGTATTATTTAGCCTCCTGCAAAACAGAGCGCTGATGGAACAGCTGGAAAAAAATATAGGCGAACTGGGTAACCCCAACGCAGATATGATCATCGCAAAAGAAGTTATAAACATTTTCAGATAA
- the murC gene encoding UDP-N-acetylmuramate--L-alanine ligase has protein sequence MDLNNIQRVYFIGIGGIGMSAIARFFNEKGVAVSGYDRTSTPLTQQLEAEGMQIHYTDDINLLDKQANLVVYTPAIPASHTELQWYRDNGFEVVKRSDVLQEITRSSFAITVAGTHGKTTVSTMIAHLLTHSGYGCNAFLGGISVNYNRNFWSSDKAVAVIEADEYDRSFLKLSPDIAVLTAMDADHLDIYGTAEAMEEAFIQYTHNIKPNGTLIAKFGLHRERELKADNKLMYSLQNNAANVYAANIRMEHGGYEFDVMQQNWMIDKVRLHIGGMHNVENAIAAITVAHLLGIDNEKIKAAIESFKGIKRRFEYVIKNDHQVYIDDYAHHPEELRALITSAKTLFPGKRCTVIFQPHLFTRTRDLADGFAESLSLADEVILLPIYPARELPIEGVTSEILAAKITAPVQIMSKEAVLDWLQKTPAPLLITAGAGDIDQLKEPINQLLKAK, from the coding sequence ATGGATTTGAACAACATACAACGGGTTTATTTTATTGGCATCGGCGGCATCGGTATGAGCGCCATCGCCCGCTTCTTCAATGAAAAAGGAGTGGCCGTAAGCGGTTATGACCGTACCTCAACACCGCTTACGCAGCAGTTGGAAGCAGAAGGTATGCAGATCCATTACACCGATGATATCAATCTGCTGGACAAGCAGGCTAACCTGGTCGTATACACGCCGGCTATCCCCGCTTCCCATACAGAGCTGCAATGGTACCGTGACAATGGCTTTGAAGTTGTAAAACGCAGCGATGTATTACAGGAGATCACCAGATCATCGTTTGCCATCACCGTGGCAGGTACACATGGTAAAACCACCGTTTCTACCATGATCGCCCACCTGCTTACACATAGCGGTTATGGCTGCAATGCTTTCCTGGGTGGTATCAGCGTCAACTACAACCGGAATTTCTGGAGTAGCGATAAAGCAGTAGCAGTCATCGAAGCAGACGAATACGACCGCTCCTTCCTGAAATTAAGTCCGGATATCGCAGTGTTAACTGCCATGGATGCAGATCACCTGGATATTTACGGCACTGCGGAAGCAATGGAAGAAGCTTTTATTCAATATACACACAATATCAAGCCCAATGGCACGCTGATTGCTAAGTTCGGCCTACATCGTGAAAGAGAGCTGAAAGCAGACAACAAACTGATGTACAGCCTGCAGAATAACGCAGCCAATGTTTATGCTGCCAACATCAGAATGGAACACGGCGGTTATGAGTTTGATGTAATGCAGCAGAATTGGATGATCGACAAGGTACGCCTGCATATTGGTGGCATGCACAATGTGGAAAACGCTATTGCTGCCATTACTGTAGCACACCTGCTGGGTATAGACAATGAGAAGATCAAAGCGGCCATAGAGAGTTTCAAAGGCATCAAACGCCGGTTTGAATATGTGATCAAGAATGATCATCAGGTGTATATCGATGATTATGCCCATCATCCGGAAGAGCTGCGTGCACTGATTACAAGTGCTAAAACATTATTCCCGGGCAAACGTTGTACGGTAATATTCCAGCCGCATCTGTTTACCCGTACCCGTGATCTGGCGGATGGTTTTGCGGAGAGCCTTTCACTGGCGGATGAAGTAATTCTGCTCCCCATCTATCCGGCAAGAGAACTGCCCATAGAAGGAGTGACCAGCGAAATACTGGCAGCAAAGATTACAGCACCGGTACAGATCATGTCAAAAGAAGCAGTATTGGACTGGCTGCAGAAAACACCAGCCCCGTTGTTGATAACAGCAGGAGCCGGCGATATCGATCAGTTAAAAGAACCGATCAACCAGTTACTGAAAGCTAAATAA
- a CDS encoding cell division protein FtsQ/DivIB, with protein sequence MAKTTTILKRLSALLLWVLAFTGFIILLVAANKDKDSGICKGIQVKFEGKDDNFFIEAKDIRSLLTKNKTLNPVGKPIRDINIKALEAVVDQDPWVKNAEIYFTSKQELHIKVTQREPVARVFTFSGNSFYFDEAAERIPVSSRYAARVPVFTGFPTDVEKLQRTDSLLAAQIVDMGSFISKDPFWMAQVEQLMITPDRKFEFIPKLGDQVIVFGEGMDIEKKFTKLLAFYKEGLNKVGWNNYTRINVAFENEVVCTRKDGVAPLQPAIPKDTVKQFMPDEPPIGDNSEDTAEKTAAKPPEHPPVPVKQAVKPATTKAKAKAPEKKVKQEKAAAPARQQPKAVYKPGNKSVNTSKKQKTP encoded by the coding sequence ATGGCCAAAACCACGACGATATTAAAACGACTGAGCGCGTTGCTCCTTTGGGTGCTTGCGTTCACAGGCTTTATTATCCTGCTGGTGGCAGCCAATAAAGACAAAGACAGTGGTATCTGTAAAGGTATTCAGGTGAAATTTGAAGGGAAGGATGATAATTTCTTCATTGAAGCCAAGGATATCCGCTCTTTGCTTACCAAAAACAAAACATTGAACCCGGTTGGAAAACCCATCAGGGATATCAATATCAAGGCACTGGAAGCAGTGGTCGACCAGGATCCCTGGGTAAAGAATGCAGAAATCTATTTCACCAGTAAACAGGAACTGCATATCAAAGTCACTCAACGGGAGCCTGTAGCCAGGGTGTTTACCTTTTCGGGCAACAGTTTTTACTTCGATGAAGCAGCGGAACGTATCCCGGTTTCATCGCGCTACGCCGCCAGGGTACCGGTTTTCACCGGATTCCCCACCGATGTGGAAAAGCTGCAGCGAACAGACAGTCTGCTCGCCGCCCAGATTGTGGACATGGGAAGTTTTATCAGCAAAGATCCTTTCTGGATGGCGCAGGTAGAACAACTGATGATCACCCCCGACCGGAAATTCGAGTTCATACCCAAACTGGGCGACCAGGTAATCGTTTTCGGAGAAGGTATGGATATAGAAAAAAAATTTACCAAACTGCTGGCTTTTTACAAGGAAGGACTGAACAAGGTAGGTTGGAACAATTACACGCGTATCAATGTAGCATTTGAGAATGAGGTAGTATGTACGCGTAAGGATGGTGTAGCACCGCTGCAACCGGCGATACCCAAAGACACGGTAAAACAGTTTATGCCGGACGAACCGCCCATCGGAGACAATAGTGAAGATACAGCGGAGAAGACGGCAGCGAAACCACCGGAACATCCACCGGTACCGGTTAAACAGGCTGTCAAACCAGCCACAACTAAAGCAAAGGCAAAGGCGCCCGAGAAAAAAGTGAAACAGGAGAAAGCAGCAGCGCCAGCCAGGCAACAACCTAAAGCAGTGTATAAGCCAGGGAATAAATCTGTTAACACATCAAAAAAACAAAAAACGCCATGA
- the ftsA gene encoding cell division protein FtsA, which yields MNQEAPIIVGLDIGTTKIAAIAGRKNEYGKLEILGFGKATSFGVQHGMVLNIDQTIKAIRQALENCYASSPHLEINEVYVGIAGHHIKSLQTRGDIVRNDVEAEISQKDIDQLINDQYKTVIPASDQIIDVIPQQYIVDSLQNITYPIGMSGVKVGANFHIITGDKNAIRNINRSVEKSGLKIRDLVLQPLASAAAVMCDMDFEAGVAIVDIGGGTTDLAVFYEGILKHTAVIPYGGENITNDIKNGLGVLKTQAEQMKVQFGYALADEAKSNAYITIPGLRGQSPKEISVKNLAHIIQARMSEILDFVVYHLKQIGMDNKMLNGGIILTGGGSQLKHLIQLTEYTTGASARIGFPNEHLSSGLFDEEMTKPMYATCVGLILKGYNDYENDRKSLEENYVKINTSYFAKEQAAQSAVQQDDWGTEDAPSSQEIQDRKAKERNASLKNFLDKMKTKIIDMFTEEEDAKL from the coding sequence ATGAATCAGGAAGCTCCCATCATTGTAGGTCTCGACATAGGAACTACGAAGATTGCTGCCATAGCAGGACGGAAGAATGAATACGGGAAACTGGAAATCCTGGGATTCGGTAAAGCTACATCGTTTGGTGTGCAGCACGGCATGGTGCTGAACATTGACCAGACTATAAAAGCCATCAGGCAAGCCCTGGAAAACTGTTATGCCTCCAGCCCCCATCTGGAGATCAATGAAGTATATGTCGGCATCGCCGGTCATCATATCAAAAGTTTGCAAACCCGTGGAGATATTGTCCGCAATGATGTGGAGGCGGAAATATCCCAGAAAGATATTGACCAGCTGATCAATGATCAGTACAAAACCGTTATCCCTGCCAGTGATCAAATCATTGATGTGATCCCGCAGCAATATATTGTGGATAGTTTGCAGAATATCACCTACCCTATTGGTATGTCTGGGGTGAAGGTGGGTGCCAACTTCCATATTATCACCGGTGATAAAAACGCCATCCGTAATATTAACCGTAGTGTGGAAAAATCAGGCCTGAAAATCCGTGACCTGGTACTGCAGCCGCTGGCCTCTGCCGCCGCTGTTATGTGCGACATGGACTTTGAAGCCGGCGTTGCCATCGTAGACATCGGAGGCGGTACCACCGACCTGGCTGTATTCTATGAAGGTATTCTGAAACACACTGCTGTTATTCCTTATGGCGGGGAAAACATCACCAATGATATTAAAAACGGCCTCGGTGTATTAAAAACACAGGCAGAACAGATGAAAGTGCAATTCGGTTATGCCCTGGCCGATGAAGCTAAAAGCAACGCTTATATCACTATTCCCGGTTTACGCGGACAAAGCCCCAAGGAAATATCCGTTAAAAACCTGGCACATATCATCCAGGCCCGTATGAGTGAGATACTCGATTTCGTAGTGTATCACCTCAAACAGATCGGCATGGACAATAAAATGTTGAATGGCGGTATTATCCTTACTGGTGGCGGTTCCCAACTAAAACACCTGATTCAGCTCACTGAATACACTACCGGCGCCAGTGCACGCATCGGATTCCCCAACGAACATCTGTCCAGTGGACTGTTCGACGAAGAGATGACCAAACCTATGTACGCTACTTGCGTAGGATTGATACTCAAAGGTTACAACGATTATGAAAATGACCGTAAGTCACTAGAAGAAAATTATGTAAAAATTAATACCAGCTATTTCGCCAAGGAACAAGCTGCACAATCAGCTGTACAACAAGACGATTGGGGAACGGAAGATGCACCTTCCTCCCAGGAAATCCAGGACAGGAAAGCAAAAGAAAGAAATGCTTCGCTCAAAAATTTCCTGGACAAAATGAAAACAAAAATCATTGACATGTTTACAGAAGAAGAAGACGCAAAACTGTAA
- the ftsZ gene encoding cell division protein FtsZ — protein sequence MIHFDLPKEKSSIIKVIGIGGGGSNAVNHMYSQRIEGVNFIICNTDAQAIANSPVPNKIQLGPHLTQGLGAGANPEIGKQATEESFEEIKKILEVNTKMAFITAGMGGGTGTGGAPIIARICKELGILTVGIVTTPFSYEGKKRMLQADEGVQRLKEYVDTLLIISNDKLRQKFGDLKFKAAFEKADNVLATAAKCITDVINSTGQINVDFADVCTVMRNGGVAILGSAIAEGENRAQRAIEDALTSPLLNDNDIRGAKWILINISSSEGEFEHTLDEMDIIQAYVQSQAGEDCDVILGVGYDQTLDRKLGVTIIATGFEQKPIQQMKMAPSTPERTEPKIVMQLGKDGDEKKMNTQQAQGVLFHEPQDLMAPRLMEPAVPHVDPATGYTPPQQQAPIAPARQNYVLNVQQVPAQQPQVTPEQQMQQLHQQHQPQQVPPSTQPNVNIIQPQGGSSAGGYLNRPSHIYVEPGNTPPPEMKMVYREEEINHHPLPPEVPMQHSYEELEEQKRKQAERVAKLRSISFNVKNMDNNAEIENIPAYLRRNVALENGAGSAEHFYSNYTVSGEPGQNNHPEINTINTFLDGKKPD from the coding sequence ATGATACATTTTGATCTTCCTAAGGAAAAATCTTCTATCATCAAGGTCATCGGCATTGGTGGCGGTGGAAGTAATGCGGTGAATCATATGTATAGCCAACGCATTGAAGGGGTGAATTTTATTATCTGTAATACCGATGCCCAGGCTATCGCAAACAGCCCTGTGCCCAACAAAATACAGTTGGGTCCTCACCTCACGCAGGGTCTTGGAGCCGGCGCCAATCCCGAAATCGGAAAACAGGCGACAGAAGAATCCTTTGAAGAAATCAAAAAAATACTGGAGGTAAATACTAAAATGGCCTTCATCACTGCCGGTATGGGCGGTGGCACCGGTACCGGTGGCGCCCCTATCATCGCGCGGATATGTAAGGAACTGGGTATTCTGACCGTTGGTATTGTTACTACCCCGTTTTCTTATGAAGGAAAAAAGAGAATGCTGCAGGCAGATGAAGGTGTTCAACGACTGAAAGAGTATGTAGACACCCTGCTCATCATCTCCAATGATAAATTAAGGCAGAAATTTGGTGACCTTAAATTTAAGGCCGCCTTCGAAAAAGCAGATAACGTACTGGCAACTGCTGCCAAATGTATTACCGACGTTATCAACTCCACCGGCCAGATCAACGTGGACTTTGCCGACGTTTGTACCGTTATGCGTAACGGTGGCGTGGCGATCCTCGGTTCTGCCATCGCAGAAGGCGAAAACCGTGCACAAAGAGCAATCGAAGATGCACTGACTTCTCCGTTGCTGAACGACAACGATATCCGTGGTGCCAAATGGATCCTTATCAATATCTCCTCTTCTGAAGGTGAATTTGAACATACGCTGGATGAAATGGACATCATCCAGGCTTATGTACAGAGCCAGGCTGGTGAGGATTGCGACGTGATCCTGGGTGTGGGCTACGACCAGACACTGGACCGCAAACTGGGTGTTACTATCATCGCTACCGGTTTTGAACAGAAACCAATCCAGCAGATGAAAATGGCACCTTCCACTCCGGAACGTACCGAACCTAAAATCGTAATGCAGCTGGGTAAAGATGGGGATGAGAAAAAGATGAACACGCAACAGGCACAGGGCGTGCTTTTCCACGAACCGCAAGACCTGATGGCCCCTCGCCTGATGGAACCTGCAGTGCCTCACGTTGACCCTGCCACCGGCTATACTCCGCCACAACAGCAGGCGCCCATCGCTCCTGCCCGGCAGAACTATGTACTGAATGTTCAACAGGTGCCTGCTCAACAGCCGCAGGTGACACCGGAGCAACAGATGCAGCAGCTGCACCAGCAACATCAGCCGCAACAGGTACCGCCTTCCACACAGCCCAATGTAAACATAATCCAGCCTCAAGGCGGTAGCAGCGCAGGCGGTTACCTCAACAGGCCGTCACACATCTATGTGGAACCAGGCAATACTCCTCCTCCTGAAATGAAAATGGTGTACAGGGAAGAGGAAATAAACCATCATCCGCTGCCACCTGAAGTGCCCATGCAACACTCTTACGAAGAGCTGGAAGAACAAAAACGCAAACAGGCAGAAAGAGTTGCCAAACTGCGCAGCATCAGCTTCAACGTAAAAAACATGGACAACAATGCGGAAATTGAAAACATCCCGGCCTATCTGCGCCGCAATGTAGCCCTGGAAAATGGTGCCGGCTCCGCCGAACACTTCTATTCCAACTACACTGTAAGCGGTGAACCAGGACAAAACAACCATCCCGAAATAAATACTATCAATACATTTTTAGATGGGAAGAAGCCCGATTGA